In the genome of Mucilaginibacter sp. 14171R-50, the window GTTAAGCGTGGCGTAATCAACTTCAATAATTACATCTTCCACGCCGCAGGCCATCTGCATAGGTTCGCGGGTTATTTTATAGAAGGTCTCGAAACCGCTGGGCAGGTTATTTAGCTTTGGCTTTTCCCGCACAGGTTTCAGCACCAGGTTGGTGTGCCCATCGGCCACGGTGCTGGCCAGTACGTGGGTGTATCCTTTTTCTATCAGGTCGCCAAGCAGTTGTGGGGTAAAGGGTATTTTCATATCAGTAGTTGTAACGGAACGGAAAGTTTTGCGCTTGATTGATATTATATGGCTGTAGGCCTGCGTATGATGGCAAGGATAACGGCAATTACAGCAATAACTAAAAGCAGGTGTATAAGGCTGCCTACAGCGGAAAGAAAAAAGCCGATTGCCCAGCAAATTACCAGTATTACAGCTATAATATAAAGTAATGAATTCATAATTAACATTTTTTTGACTTGTTGTAATAATAACAAGTGCGTTAAAAATGTTTTATATTTTTTGACCCGGCCATAAACCGGCTGGCGACAAGACAATAAAAAGCCCCCTGTACTTTTACATACAGGGGGCCTGAGATGAGGATCAGACTTTTACAGTTTTAACCATTTTTTCCGCACTGCAAGTTGCTGTGGTGTAGGGTTTGGCAGTTCGGTAATGCTGTATTTAACGGCGGTGTTACGTTTTAAAGTAACCGGTATTTTATAGCCCTGCCCATCGCGGCTAACAGTTACCACAATTTTATCGCCTGCCTTTTTGTCCTTAATTGCAGCGGCAAGGTCGGTAACCGGGGTGTCGTCAATATGAGTTATCTGGTCGCCAACGTTTAAGCCGTCAACCCAGCCCGCCCCATCGCGTATTACGGTGCTGATGATATTGCGTTGATTTGTAAATACACCTAAAGTCGGTTCATTGGTTTCGGCAAGTGCGTCTACCAGTTTATAGCCTGCATAGCCAAGATATTTATTGTAATCAATCGGTGCTAAACCGTTTATATATTTAGCGTAAAAATCATCAAGGTTGCTGCCTGCAAACTTTTCAAAGCCGGCTTTAAACTCAGCATCTGTATAACCGCGTTTTTTTGTTTTGTAATAGGTGTTATACATATACCGCATTACATCATTTAAGCTGTATTTGCCGTTGCTGCCGTTGATGATCGCCAGGTCTAACAACATGCCCACTACCGCTCCTTTGTCGTAATAGGATATGCCGGTATTATACGAGTTTTCGTTAGGGCGATAGCCTTTTATCCAGGCATCAAAGCTTGATTCGGCCAGCGGCTGCACCTTGGTGCCGGGCTGGTTCTCCACCGTGTTGATATCACCGGCCATGTCGCCTAAAAAGCCCTCCGCGTTTGTAAGGTCGGCATAGCGTAAAGCAAGGTTCTGGTAGTAGGCGGTAAAGCCTTCGGCTATCCACAGGTTGGTGGTATAATTTTCGTTATCGTAATCAAACGGGCCTAAAGCTATCGGGCGAAGGCGCTTTACATTCCATAAGTGAAAATGCTCGTGCGCAACCAGGCCTAAAAAGCCGCGGTAGCCGCGCTCGTTACCATACTGATCGCGCGAGGCGCCTAATACAGTAGAGCTAAGATGTTCTAAGCCACCGCCGTTACGCTGCTTGTTATGCACTATAAAAGTGTAATGCTTGTTTGGGTTTTCGCCATATATAGCTGCCTCCGCGCGGATGATTTTCGCCATATCCACCTTAAGGCGCTCTTTATCGTAGTTACCGCCGCCATACATGGCCACTTCATAATGGGTGCCGTCAACGTCAAAATCAAACACATCCTGGGTGCCTATTTCAAGCGGCGAATCGTATAGGATATCATAATTTGGTGCCGTGCGCGTGAATACATCGCCCTTAACCATTTCTAAACTGGTAGATACCTTATTCCAGTCTTTATAAGGTTTTATGGTGATGGTGGAGGGCTGGTTCAGCATGCCTTTAGGGAACAGGAAGATCCCGGTGGTTGACAGGAAAGCGTGCGATACATCGATAAAGCTGGTGCGTACCGATAGCTCGAACGCGTAAACCTTGTATTTTACCGTTACCGACGAATGGCCCGCGGTATTTATACGCCAGGTGTTTTTGTTGATCTTGGGAGCCGGCACGGCTTTGCCATTGGCAGAAACGCTTAGCGATTCAATATTTTTGGCAAACTCCCTTACCAGGTACGAGCCGGGCGCCCAAACGGGCATTTTAACCTCGAGCGAGGGCTGCGCAAGGCCTGTAATATTCATTTCTACGTCTACATAATGGGCCTGCGCTTCCGGAAAGCTAACGGTGTACGAAATTTTAGCTATTCCAGCTGCTTTGCCGGGTGTAGTACTCATAAAAAACAATATTAAATAAACCAGTGCTGTTAGTTGAAATTTTTTCATGTGGCAAGTTATAAAATTTATGTTTTTAATTAAACCGGCAAAAACCGCTGCCGTTGTAAAATGGTTGATACATGTAATCAATTTGATTTTTAAGCCGTTAATATTGCAAACTCGTAAGAGAAAGCAGGCACATAAAGCAATAATTGTGCTGCATCCATGTGTAAACATCTATATTTATATGGCGGCATCAGCCATATATAAACACTAACAAGTAATAATTAAGGGATATAAACAATACCGTACCAACAAGCTTATATGAAAACAAAATACGTTATATACACATTGCTGGCACTGCTTGTTGCATTTTTAGTTTATAATAAGTTTTTTAGTAAAAAGGCTAAACAAAACAGCGCGGCAACGGCCGGTAAGGGTAAAAAAAAGAACGGCCCTGTAACTGTTAATGTGATGGTGGTAAAAGATACCACTTTAAGCAACCAGATAGATATTACCGGTACTATTGATGCCAACGAAAAGGTTAACCTGATAAGCCAGACGGCGGGCAACATTACCGGAATATACTTTACCGAGGGCGAGCATGTTAATAAGGGCCAGTTACTGGTGAAGGTTTACAACCAGGATCTGCAGGCCTCGTTACAGCAAAACCAGGCACAGATGGTGCTTGCCCGGGATATCAATAACCGCAACAAAATATTATTAGAAAAAGAGGCGGTAAGCAAGGAGGAGTATGAAACTTCGCTGTCGTCATTAAATTCGATGAAGGCGCAGGCTGATGTTATCAGGGCGCAAATTGCCCGTACAGAGATACGTGCGCCGTTCTCGGGCGTTATTGGTTTAAGGAATGTAAGCCCGGGTGGATACCTGTCGCCTTCAACACCAATTGCCACCCTGGTAAATATTGACCCGGCCAAGGTCACCTTTTCGGTGCCCGAGCGTTATCTGCCTATTATTGGCAAAGGGAGCAAGGTTACCTTTACGGTTGAAAGCTCAAGGGAAACATTCAACGCCACGGTATATGCCATTGAGCCCGCACTGGATGCCAACTCGCGCACCATCACGGTCAGGGCCAAGGCACCCAACCCTAAAAATATACTTAGGGCAGGCTCTTTCGCCAAGATCAACCTAACGCTCGACCAGATACCAAAAACCATTATGGTGCCTACCGAGTGCGTTATCCCGGATCTGAAGAGCAGCAAGGTATATCTTTATAAAAACGGTATAGCCGTTGCCCAAAATGTGAAAACAGACCTGCGTACCGATACCAAGATCCAGATCATTGAGGGGCTAAAGGCAGGGGATAGTATCGTGGTATCCGGCCTGATACAAATTCGGCCTAAATCTCCATTAAAGATCCTTAAAGTTATCAAGTAACCCATTATGAGTTTATCCTCGGTAAGTATAAAAAGGCCCGTATTGGCAACAGTTATGTCTGTTGTGATAGTTGTATTTGGGGTTATTGGCTATAAATTTTTAGGCGTACGCGATTTTCCTTCGGTAGATCCGCCCATCATATCGGTATCAACCAGCTACTCGGGCGCTAACTCAGATGTTATCGAATCGCAGATCACCGAGCCGCTGGAGAAAGCGATAAATGGTGTGCCGGGTATCCGTAATATATCATCAACAAGTTCGGTAGGGTCAAGTAATATCACGATTGAATTTGAACTGGATGCCGACCTGGAAACCGCCGCCAACGATGTGCGCGATAAAGTGGGGCAGGCACAGCGCCAGCTGCCGCAGGATATAAACGCCCCGCCGGTGGTAAATAAGGCCGATGCCAGCGCCGATAACATCATTACGCTTACCGTTAGCAGTACCACCCGTAACATAACCCAGGTAAATGATTATGCCGAGAACGTTTTGCAGGAAGGCTTACAAACCATCCCTGGGGTAAGCGCCATCAACATACAGGGTCAGCGCCAGTACGCCATGCGTTTATGGATAGACCCTAACAAACTGTCGGCCCTAGGGCTTACCGCTACCGATATAGGCGCCGCTTTATCCCGTGAGAACGTTGAACTGCCCGCAGGTAAAATTGAAGGTAACAATACCGAAATAACCATCCGTGCGCTTGGCAAATTAACCAGCGAAAAAGATTTTAATAACCTGATCATTCGTGCCGACAGTAACCGCGTGATAAGGCTTGATGATGTGGGTTACGCTGTGTTAGGATCTGCCAATGAAGAAACATCGTTAAAAGAGTCGGGCGTGCCTATGGTTGGCCTGGCGGTAGTGCCCCAGCCGGGCGCCAATTACGTGCAAATAGCCAAAGATTTTTATAAGCGGCTGGAGCAGATCAAAAAGGACCTGCCGCCCGATATTTCTGTAAAGGTAGCTTTGGATAATACAAGGTTTATCAACAACTCCATAACCGAGGTAAAGGAAACATTGCTGATATCGTTCATACTGGTGGTAATTATCATTTACCTGTTCTTCAGGGATTGGCTCATCGCTTTTCGCCCGCTGATAGATATACCAGTGTCGCTGATCGGCGCATTCTTTATCATGTACGTATTTGGTTTTTCCATCAATATTTTAACACTGCTGGGTATAGTGCTGGCCACGGGGCTTGTGGTAGATGATGGTATTGTGGTTACCGAAAATATCTACAAAAAGGTTGAGGCCGGCATGGCTATCCGCAAAGCGGCGTTCGAAGGATCGGCCGAAATATTTTTCGCGGTAGTATCCACCTCGGTTACCCTGGCCGCGGTATTTTTACCCATCATATTTTTACAAGGCTTTACCGGCAGGTTGTTTCGCGAATTTGCCGTAGTGGTAGCCGGGGCGGTGTTGATATCGGCATTTGTGTCGCTATCGTTAACACCTATGCTCAACGTAAAGCTTATCCGCAAAAGTCAAAAGAAATCGAAGTTTTATGAAATGACCGAGCCCTTTTTTGTGAACATGACCAACGGCTATACCGAAACGCTGGTTAACTTCATGAAGAAAAAGTGGGTATCGTTTGTGATACTTGGCGGCTCGTTGCTGCTTACCGCGGTGTTGTTTAAAATAACCCCGTCAGAACTGGCCCCGCTTGACGACCGCAGCCTGCTTCGCTATTCGGTAACCGGCTCTGAAGGCGCCACTTACGAGTACATGACCCGCTACATGGATAAAGTTGCCAACCTGGTAGCCGATTCGATACCCGAGGCCAATGTGAACCTCGAGATCGTGTCCCCTTCATGGGGCGGTGGTGGTTCGGCCAACTCGGGTTTTGGCCGTATAGGGCTTGTTCCGCCCAATGAGCGAGAGCGCAGCCAGCAGGATATTGCCGACTGGCTGAATAAAAAGCTTAGCCGTATGCCCGATGCACGTGCCATAGTGGTGCAGGAGCAAACCATCAGCGGTGGCGGTAGCGGCGCGCGTACATCGCTGCCGGTACAGTTTGTCATACAAAACCAGGATTTTGAAAAGATCCGTAAGGTGCTGCCCGATTTTTTTGCCGAAGTATCAAAAAGCCCCGTCTTCCAGGGCACGGATGTTAATTTGAAATTTACCAAACCCGAATTGAGGGTGATTACCGACCGCGACCGCGCACGGGACCTGGGCGTTTCTGTAGATGACATTGCGCAAACCCTGCAGCTTTATTACAGCGGCGGCCGGTTAGATTATTTCCTGATCAACGGTAAGCAGTACCAGGTAATTGCACAGGTTGATAGGGCTAACCGCGATCAGCCGCTTGACCTTAAATCGGTTTACGTGCGCAGCAGTAAAGGCAACCTGGTACAGCTGGATAACGTAGTTAAGGTAACCGAAAGCGCCAGCCCGCCATCTATATATCACTTTAACAGGTTTAAGTCGGCAACGGTACAGGCAGGCCTTGCGCCGGGGCAAACCGTGGGCGATGGTATTGCCGAAATGAACCGCATATCTAAACAGCTGCTTGACGATACCTTTAGCACCTCGCTTACAGGCCCGTCGCGCGATTTTGCCGAGGGATCGTCGAATATCGCCTTCGCCTTCTTATTTGCGCTGCTGCTGATATACCTGGTGCTTGCAGCGCAGTTTGAAAGCTTTGTAGACCCGTTTATTGTGATGCTAACCGTACCGCTGGCCATATCGGGGGCCTTCATATCCCTTTGGCTGTTCGATCAGACATTTAACATATTTAGCCAGATAGGTATTATTACCCTTGTAGGGCTGGTAACAAAAAATGGTATATTGATAGTGGAATTTGCCAACCAGCGTATGGAGGCCGGCCTTAATAAATACGATGCTGTTGTAGAAGCCGCAACATCGCGTTTAAGGCCCATTTTAATGACAAGCCTTGCCGTGGTATTAGGGTCTGTGCCTATTGCGCTGGCCCTTGGCGCGGGGGCAAAAAGCCGTGTATCGTTAGGTATAGTAATTATCGGCGGTATGTTGTTTTCGCTGGTATTAACATTATATGTTATACCAACCATGTACATGGTATTTGCATCAAAAACACGCCGCGACCCCGACCATGAACCCGAAGATGAAGCCGTTTCAGAAACTAAGCCGCCTTTACTTATTGAAAAACTTTAAGCAATATGAATATTAAAAAAATAATTTGCTTGATTTTTTGCGCTATCGCCTTTACGTCCATGGTAAAAGCACAGAATGCGCCTTTGCTTACGCTGAAAGATGCTGTTGAAATAGCTTTGCAGAATAACTATAATATCAAGCTATCGCAAAACAACGCGGCCATAGCCAGCAATAACGTTACTTTAGGAAACGCCGGCTTTTTGCCATTGGTAACCGGCGATGCTACGCTGAACAAAAGCAACCAGAAAATTAAGCAAACCCGCAACGATGGTACCGTAAATAATTTAACTGCCAACAATAGCAACAACAATTACGGGGTTAACCTAAACTGGACGATCTTTGACGGCTTTGCTATGTTTGCCAATTACGACATGCTAAAGGAGCTGGATAAGCTCGGCGCCTTGCGCTTACAGGATACCATACAAAATACGGTGGCTAACGTTATAACTACCTACTATAGCCTGATCAGCCAGAACGAGCAGATAAAGGCACTGCGCGGGGCAATTGATATATCCCGAACGCAGCTGCGTTATTCAAACGATAAGTTTACGGTTGGCAGGGTATCAAAGCTGGATGTTTACAACGCGCAGGTTAACCTGAATACTGATACCGCCAACCTGATAACCCAGCTGCAGCAGTTTAAAACAACCAAAATACAGCTTAACCAACTGCTGGTGCGCGATCTGCAAACAGATTTTAGTGTAGGTGATACCATTGTTGTGAACAGCAGCCTGGTACTGGGCGATATACTGGCCAAAGCGCAGGCGCAAAATGCCGATATACTGGCATCACAAATAAATAAGCGACTGGCCGAGATCAACCTAAGGCAGGTAAAATCAGCCCGGTACCCGGTAATTGGTTTAACATCGGGCTATACGTTCAGCAACAGTAAAACACCGGCGGGCTTTACGCTTAGCCAGAATGCCCACGGCCTGGCCTATGGCTTAACAGCATCTATCAATATCTTCGACGGGCTTAACCAATGGCGCCGCGAGCGTAATGCAAAATTGCAGATAGCTAATGCCGATATCAATACCAAGCAAATAAGGCTGGATGTAGAAGCGCAGATAAGTAATTTTTATGTTGCCTACCTGTCGGGCTTAGATTTGGTACGAATAGGGCAATCCAGCGTTGAATTGGCCCGTAAAAATCTCGAAATTTCTTTGGAAAAATATAAAATTGGCAACATCACACAGTTAGAGATCCGCGAAGCGCAAAGAAACTACCTGGATGCGCAATCAAAGTTTTTTTCGGCGCAATACCAGTCTAAAATGGCCGAAGTGACACTGCAACAGATAACTAACAGTATAAATATTCAATAATATATATTTAATTGTATTAAAAGATTATTTTTGAACAATGCCTGTTCACTTTAATACATGCCTGCTCATTGATGACAATTATATTGACAACTTTGTTACGCGCAAGATTTTGGAGAGCGGCAACTTCGCAGATAACATAATTGTAATACAATCGCCGCAGGAGGCTATAAACGCCCTTCGTGATGGTACGGTAAAACCCGACGCGATTTTCCTGGATATACGCATGCCCATAATGTCGGGCTTTGAATTTTTACAGGAGTACGAGTCGCTTGAGCTTGACAACAAAGAAGTGGTAAAAATATTTATGCTTTCGTCATCGCTCGATCCAACCGACATGAACAACTCAAAAAGCAATAAATATGTGGCCCGTTTTGTTCATAAACCGCTAACCCACCAGGCGCTTGAGGAACTTTGTACATGATATTAGTAGCAGATAGCGGATCATCAAAAACAGACTGGCTTTTATCTATCCCCGGGGAACCGAACCGCGCGTTCAAATCTGCCGGACTTAACCCTTATTTTTTAACGGAAAAAGAAATTGCCAGGATACTGCAGGACCAGGTGCCGAGTATGATAGCTATGGCCCCTGATATAAGCGAAATATACTTTTTTGGCGCGGGCTGCTCCAGCCCTGACAGGCACGAGATAGTGTCAAACGCCATCAGCAGCTTGTTTCCGGGCGCGTATGTAAGTGTTGATAGCGACCTGTTGGCATCCGCTTACGCCACCTGCGGCCGCGAAAAAGGGATATGCTGCGTATTGGGCACCGGCTCAAACATTTCTTTTTTTGATGGTGAGGATATACACGACGGGCAGCATGGCCTGGGGTACGCCCTTGGTGACGAAGGCTCCGGTACGTGGTTTGGCAAGGCACTGGTAACCGATTACCTGTATGGCAATATGCCCGATGATATCCATGCCAAATTTAAAGAAGCGTACCACCTTACCAAAGAGGACGTTATCACAAACGTGTACCAGAAACCCCGGGCAAACTCTTACCTCGCATCGTTCTCGAAATTTTTATCGCCCGTCAGGTCCACTTTTTATGCGCAGGACCTGATCAAACGCGGCCTGCAGGAATTTGTTGATACCAACATCAAATCGTACCCGCAGTACGATAAATTTAAGTGCCATTTTGTAGGGTCGATAGCTTATGTATTTGCCGATGAACTTAAAGCCGTTTGCGATCAGAATGGAGTGCATGTCGGTAAGATCATCCGCCAGCCGATAGTTGACCTGCTGGAGTTTATTTTGAAGAGAGACGCGCAAGCGCAGCTTTAATCAGTTATAAGATACTCAATCAATAAATTGGTGGCGCTACTTTGTCAGTAGTGAAAAACCTAAAACGCTGATAATAAAGCGTTCACGTGTGTTCACGGTGTTCACGTGCGCCGAACGTGAACACTTTGTTAATGTTTAAACCCTTTTTTGATGCCTATCAAAAATATACCCAGCACGGCTAATATGCTTGCCGCCTTAGGCAGGTAATCGCCGTACTCAACATAAAACGTAATATCCGAATTCAGGTTGATGTCCTGTTTAAGCGCGGTACGCACCCACCACTTGCTTTGCTGCACAATATCACCGCGCTGGTTAATAAATGCCGAGATGCCGGTGTTGGCAGAGCGGCAAACCCAACGGCGGGTTTCGATGGCGCGCAGTTTGGCATAATCCAGGTGCTGGTCTTTACCCGAGGTATTTTCCCACCAGCCGTCATTGGTGATAACAGCAATAAATTGTGAACCTTGTTTTATCGATTTTGCGATCCACCCGCCCCAGATAGATTCGTAGCAGATAACAGGTGTTACGCCTATTCCGCTTTGCGAGTAAAATACCCCGGGCTCGGTTTGCATGCCATAAGCGCCGGTTGCACCGCCCAAATGCTCAAATACAGGTTTCAGGAACGATAGCGTATTGCCAAAAGGTAATGATTCCGCTCCGGGTACCAATCTCGATTTATGATAAAACTGCACTTTAGACGAATTTTCGATATTGATAGCCGTGCTGAATCTATCGTAAAACATCGCGCCTTCGGGCATAGGGGCCGCGGTTGAGGTAGCCCTTTTATTATACATTTTATAAGTTTCGCCCCCGGTTAAAACATTACCGTTTTTGTATTTTGAAAGGAAATGCCTTACCTGCATGTACGAATTATCGGCGTAAATGCGGTCTTCGTTTATTTCCTGCGGAATGGCGGTTTCGGGCCAGATAAAATATTCGGTGTTTTGCTGACCGATGGAATCGGACAAATGGGTAAGCGTTGCTATCTGCTCTTGCACCGGTATAGTGCCTTCCTTTTCATACGGATCGATATTAGGCTGCACCACCACAATGTTGGATGGGTTAACCTGCTCTTTGTAGCTATAATATTTATATAGTGATAAACCTAAAGGAAGTATCAGCACCAGCGTAAAGGCAATAATGATTTTTCTGCGCGTGTGTACAGGCTGCCCCTCGCTTAAGCCGGTGTAAAGCAAAAACAGCAGGATATTGATCACCCAAACCCAGATTGTTCCTCCGTAAACCCCTGTATACTCATACCACTGCACCCACTTATGCGATGTAGCAAAGCCATTGCCCAGCGTCATCCAGGGGAAGTTAAGATCCCAGCTTTGGTGCAGGTATTCGTACCCTATCCAAAAACACACCAGCACTGCCAGCGCTATTGGCCGTGGTGTAATAAGCCGCGCCCGGTAATATAGCCAGCAGGCTGTAGCCATCAGCAGTGGACCCAGCGCATAAGGTATCAACGTTATGGGTACCGCTACAACAGGGCCTATAATCTTCAATGAATTATAAACCCAGTAAATACAAAGCGTATTCCAGATAAAGAAGCCAATGAAGGTGGTATTAAAGATCTTTTTACCCTTGCCTGTAGCTGTTGATTGGATGATGTTTTCCATTGCCAGCAGCATCGGCCCTAACGCCGTAAAAAGGAAAAAAGTGGTGTATCGCGTAGGCGGCCAGGCCACCCAAAGCAGCAAGCCGGAAAATATGGAGAGTAACAGGTTTTTTTTCATTTGTTATTTAATATACGTCATCGCGAGGTACGAAGCAATCTCTTTAGGACATGTACTCGCCCTTGTTGGTGTTGTCACCAACAAGCCGCTATGCAATAAAACCATACCGTCAATCAGTCCTAAAAGTTGTTGGTGACAACACCAACAACGGCGGAAGAGATTGCTTCGTGCCTGGCGATGACGTGTTAGAACCCTCTCGTTTGGAGAGGGCAGGATCAGGCTTTTAATCTTCCTCCTCCTCTGCATATTTCTTTTTCTTACCCCCGGCAGGTGCGGCGCCGGCAATACACATCACAAATTCGCCTTTTAACGGGTGGGTTTCAAAATAGGTTTTCACCTCGGCAACCGTGCCGCGTACAGTTTCT includes:
- a CDS encoding lmo0937 family membrane protein is translated as MNSLLYIIAVILVICWAIGFFLSAVGSLIHLLLVIAVIAVILAIIRRPTAI
- a CDS encoding M61 family metallopeptidase; protein product: MKKFQLTALVYLILFFMSTTPGKAAGIAKISYTVSFPEAQAHYVDVEMNITGLAQPSLEVKMPVWAPGSYLVREFAKNIESLSVSANGKAVPAPKINKNTWRINTAGHSSVTVKYKVYAFELSVRTSFIDVSHAFLSTTGIFLFPKGMLNQPSTITIKPYKDWNKVSTSLEMVKGDVFTRTAPNYDILYDSPLEIGTQDVFDFDVDGTHYEVAMYGGGNYDKERLKVDMAKIIRAEAAIYGENPNKHYTFIVHNKQRNGGGLEHLSSTVLGASRDQYGNERGYRGFLGLVAHEHFHLWNVKRLRPIALGPFDYDNENYTTNLWIAEGFTAYYQNLALRYADLTNAEGFLGDMAGDINTVENQPGTKVQPLAESSFDAWIKGYRPNENSYNTGISYYDKGAVVGMLLDLAIINGSNGKYSLNDVMRYMYNTYYKTKKRGYTDAEFKAGFEKFAGSNLDDFYAKYINGLAPIDYNKYLGYAGYKLVDALAETNEPTLGVFTNQRNIISTVIRDGAGWVDGLNVGDQITHIDDTPVTDLAAAIKDKKAGDKIVVTVSRDGQGYKIPVTLKRNTAVKYSITELPNPTPQQLAVRKKWLKL
- a CDS encoding efflux RND transporter periplasmic adaptor subunit, which gives rise to MKTKYVIYTLLALLVAFLVYNKFFSKKAKQNSAATAGKGKKKNGPVTVNVMVVKDTTLSNQIDITGTIDANEKVNLISQTAGNITGIYFTEGEHVNKGQLLVKVYNQDLQASLQQNQAQMVLARDINNRNKILLEKEAVSKEEYETSLSSLNSMKAQADVIRAQIARTEIRAPFSGVIGLRNVSPGGYLSPSTPIATLVNIDPAKVTFSVPERYLPIIGKGSKVTFTVESSRETFNATVYAIEPALDANSRTITVRAKAPNPKNILRAGSFAKINLTLDQIPKTIMVPTECVIPDLKSSKVYLYKNGIAVAQNVKTDLRTDTKIQIIEGLKAGDSIVVSGLIQIRPKSPLKILKVIK
- a CDS encoding efflux RND transporter permease subunit, which encodes MSLSSVSIKRPVLATVMSVVIVVFGVIGYKFLGVRDFPSVDPPIISVSTSYSGANSDVIESQITEPLEKAINGVPGIRNISSTSSVGSSNITIEFELDADLETAANDVRDKVGQAQRQLPQDINAPPVVNKADASADNIITLTVSSTTRNITQVNDYAENVLQEGLQTIPGVSAINIQGQRQYAMRLWIDPNKLSALGLTATDIGAALSRENVELPAGKIEGNNTEITIRALGKLTSEKDFNNLIIRADSNRVIRLDDVGYAVLGSANEETSLKESGVPMVGLAVVPQPGANYVQIAKDFYKRLEQIKKDLPPDISVKVALDNTRFINNSITEVKETLLISFILVVIIIYLFFRDWLIAFRPLIDIPVSLIGAFFIMYVFGFSINILTLLGIVLATGLVVDDGIVVTENIYKKVEAGMAIRKAAFEGSAEIFFAVVSTSVTLAAVFLPIIFLQGFTGRLFREFAVVVAGAVLISAFVSLSLTPMLNVKLIRKSQKKSKFYEMTEPFFVNMTNGYTETLVNFMKKKWVSFVILGGSLLLTAVLFKITPSELAPLDDRSLLRYSVTGSEGATYEYMTRYMDKVANLVADSIPEANVNLEIVSPSWGGGGSANSGFGRIGLVPPNERERSQQDIADWLNKKLSRMPDARAIVVQEQTISGGGSGARTSLPVQFVIQNQDFEKIRKVLPDFFAEVSKSPVFQGTDVNLKFTKPELRVITDRDRARDLGVSVDDIAQTLQLYYSGGRLDYFLINGKQYQVIAQVDRANRDQPLDLKSVYVRSSKGNLVQLDNVVKVTESASPPSIYHFNRFKSATVQAGLAPGQTVGDGIAEMNRISKQLLDDTFSTSLTGPSRDFAEGSSNIAFAFLFALLLIYLVLAAQFESFVDPFIVMLTVPLAISGAFISLWLFDQTFNIFSQIGIITLVGLVTKNGILIVEFANQRMEAGLNKYDAVVEAATSRLRPILMTSLAVVLGSVPIALALGAGAKSRVSLGIVIIGGMLFSLVLTLYVIPTMYMVFASKTRRDPDHEPEDEAVSETKPPLLIEKL
- a CDS encoding TolC family protein; translated protein: MVKAQNAPLLTLKDAVEIALQNNYNIKLSQNNAAIASNNVTLGNAGFLPLVTGDATLNKSNQKIKQTRNDGTVNNLTANNSNNNYGVNLNWTIFDGFAMFANYDMLKELDKLGALRLQDTIQNTVANVITTYYSLISQNEQIKALRGAIDISRTQLRYSNDKFTVGRVSKLDVYNAQVNLNTDTANLITQLQQFKTTKIQLNQLLVRDLQTDFSVGDTIVVNSSLVLGDILAKAQAQNADILASQINKRLAEINLRQVKSARYPVIGLTSGYTFSNSKTPAGFTLSQNAHGLAYGLTASINIFDGLNQWRRERNAKLQIANADINTKQIRLDVEAQISNFYVAYLSGLDLVRIGQSSVELARKNLEISLEKYKIGNITQLEIREAQRNYLDAQSKFFSAQYQSKMAEVTLQQITNSINIQ
- a CDS encoding response regulator — encoded protein: MPVHFNTCLLIDDNYIDNFVTRKILESGNFADNIIVIQSPQEAINALRDGTVKPDAIFLDIRMPIMSGFEFLQEYESLELDNKEVVKIFMLSSSLDPTDMNNSKSNKYVARFVHKPLTHQALEELCT
- a CDS encoding N-acetylglucosamine kinase, with the translated sequence MILVADSGSSKTDWLLSIPGEPNRAFKSAGLNPYFLTEKEIARILQDQVPSMIAMAPDISEIYFFGAGCSSPDRHEIVSNAISSLFPGAYVSVDSDLLASAYATCGREKGICCVLGTGSNISFFDGEDIHDGQHGLGYALGDEGSGTWFGKALVTDYLYGNMPDDIHAKFKEAYHLTKEDVITNVYQKPRANSYLASFSKFLSPVRSTFYAQDLIKRGLQEFVDTNIKSYPQYDKFKCHFVGSIAYVFADELKAVCDQNGVHVGKIIRQPIVDLLEFILKRDAQAQL
- the lnt gene encoding apolipoprotein N-acyltransferase — its product is MKKNLLLSIFSGLLLWVAWPPTRYTTFFLFTALGPMLLAMENIIQSTATGKGKKIFNTTFIGFFIWNTLCIYWVYNSLKIIGPVVAVPITLIPYALGPLLMATACWLYYRARLITPRPIALAVLVCFWIGYEYLHQSWDLNFPWMTLGNGFATSHKWVQWYEYTGVYGGTIWVWVINILLFLLYTGLSEGQPVHTRRKIIIAFTLVLILPLGLSLYKYYSYKEQVNPSNIVVVQPNIDPYEKEGTIPVQEQIATLTHLSDSIGQQNTEYFIWPETAIPQEINEDRIYADNSYMQVRHFLSKYKNGNVLTGGETYKMYNKRATSTAAPMPEGAMFYDRFSTAINIENSSKVQFYHKSRLVPGAESLPFGNTLSFLKPVFEHLGGATGAYGMQTEPGVFYSQSGIGVTPVICYESIWGGWIAKSIKQGSQFIAVITNDGWWENTSGKDQHLDYAKLRAIETRRWVCRSANTGISAFINQRGDIVQQSKWWVRTALKQDINLNSDITFYVEYGDYLPKAASILAVLGIFLIGIKKGFKH